One window from the genome of Cryptomeria japonica chromosome 6, Sugi_1.0, whole genome shotgun sequence encodes:
- the LOC131043729 gene encoding G-type lectin S-receptor-like serine/threonine-protein kinase At2g19130: MHKSESKNNSNVFIRVDASALSKTDRSSSSKRITSSIVLGIVGAATVTLSIFSILMWRWHRQRHWLRSMERCADSSDPFLRMFSYMELKIATRNFRYKLGSGGFGTVFKGYLIDGTLVAVKRMEGSRQDEKQFRAEISSLGNIQHANLVRLRGFCVQGLRRFLIYDYMPNGSLNSLLFTNNIKRKQKALDWTTRFQIALGTARGLLYLHEECRNCIIHCDVKPENILLDNNFSPKLGDFGLAKLVGRDFSRVLTTTRGTRGYLAPEWITGLPITPKVDVYSFGMTLLEIISGRRTLDLTVQDSNQYYFPGWVATQIYNGNMINIMEEGIAEKRDLEEVRRASIVGLLCIEKDEEVRPSMRQVVLMLEGKMQPQIPQIQSSALVDKKADVSDTDSSSSER, from the coding sequence ATGCATAAAAGTGAATCCAAAAACAATTCAAACGTTTTTATTCGGGTAGATGCCTCTGCACTTTCGAAGACCGATAGATCGTCCTCCTCCAAACGCATAACCTCAAGTATCGTGCTAGGTATTGTTGGTGCTGCTACCGTTACTTTGAGTATCTTTTCAATTTTAATGTGGCGGTGGCATCGGCAGAGACATTGGCTACGATCAATGGAGAGGTGTGCAGATTCCTCGGACCCTTTTCTAAGAATGTTTAGTTACATGGAGTTGAAGATTGCAACTAGGAATTTCAGGTATAAGCTGGGGAGTGGAGGATTCGGCACGGTGTTCAAAGGATACCTAATAGACGGTACGCTGGTCGCCGTAAAGAGAATGGAGGGTTCCAGACAGGATGAGAAGCAATTCCGAGCAGAAATCAGTTCTCTTGGAAACATACAGCATGCGAATTTGGTCAGGCTTCGAGGGTTTTGCGTACAAGGATTGAGAAGGTTTCTGATTTATGATTACATGCCCAACGGCTCTCTCAATTCCTTACTCTTCACAAATAATATCAAACGCAAGCAGAAGGCACTAGACTGGACGACTCGATTCCAGATCGCTTTAGGCACCGCAAGAGGGTTACTTTATCTCCACGAAGAATGCAGAAATTGCATCATTCACTGTGATGTTAAGCCCGAAAATATTCTTCTGGACAATAATTTTTCACCAAAATTGGGCGATTTCGGGTTGGCAAAGCTTGTGGGTAGAGATTTCAGCCGAGTCCTGACAACAACGAGAGGAACGAGAGGTTATTTGGCTCCAGAGTGGATCACCGGTCTTCCCATCACTCCCAAGGTTGATGTATACAGTTTTGGTATGACGCTCTTGGAAATCATTTCCGGTCGGAGAACTCTGGATTTAACCGTGCAAGATTCCAATCAGTATTACTTTCCAGGGTGGGTTGCAACTCAAATATATAATGGGAACATGATTAATATTATGGAGGAGGGTATTGCAGAGAAGAGAGATCTTGAGGAGGTGAGAAGAGCAAGTATTGTAGGGTTGTTATGCATTGAAAAGGATGAGGAGGTGAGGCCAAGCATGAGGCAAGTGGTGCTAATGCTGGAAGGGAAGATGCAGCCTCAAATTCCGCAGATTCAAAGCTCTGCGCTCGTGGACAAGAAAGCAGACGTAAGCGACACTGACAGCAGCAGTAGCGAAAGGTGA